In Humulus lupulus chromosome 7, drHumLupu1.1, whole genome shotgun sequence, the following are encoded in one genomic region:
- the LOC133792585 gene encoding uncharacterized protein LOC133792585 — translation MSEKLAGYPEKLLCPCKVCRNLSHQCINILYEHLVIYGIDPTYKIWFHHGEELSRDDDVETMETFDSYNLFRATNIDGCDFESHLEGHDDTFMEKIEDADTPLYPQCTKYTKLSSIVALYKVKTTNGWSDKSFDELLRLLNDMFPLDNMIPKSMYEVRKFLRLFDLGYEKIHACVNDCCLFRKDKENLQECPTCGTSRWMSDKLTKRVRHGVPAKVLRYFPIIPRLKRMFMSKRISKELRWHHNNKSCDGKMRHPVDSAAWELVNDIWPSFSNEERNIRLGLSTDGFNPFSNLSSKYSVWPVLLVMYNLPPWLKQENILLSMLIPRPKQPGNDIDIYLEPLVEDLKLLWNEGVNAHDALDNTNFKLRAILMWTIQDFPAYGNLADVAEKSKNGLKARLDLQHMGIRSALHPQEKGTRTYLPAALHTLSKLEKELFCKRLFSLKVPDGYSSNIQNCVSMEQCKLMGLKSHDCHILMQQLLPVAIKGLMPLGPRDAIIRLCTFFNRICQRVLDRESIMTLENDVIETLCLLERFFPPSFFDVMIHLVVHIGRETRLCGPVQFRWIRMKILKDYVRNRARPEGCITECYLADECVSFCNEFTDHSIELNTKEGRNEEWSNDVILEGRPISRRKEIILTDELLEIAHRYILLNTSVVEPFLE, via the exons ATGTCAGAAAAGCTAGCTGGTTATCCAGAAAAGTTATTGTGTCCATGCAAAGTTTGTCGAAACTTAAGTCACCAATGTATTAACATTTTGTATGAACACTTAGTCATTTATGGGATTGATCCAACATACAAAAtctggtttcatcatggggaagaattATCAAGAGATGATGATGTAGAGACAATGGAAACATTTGATTCTTACAACTTGTTTAGGGCTACAAATATTGATGGTTGTGATTTTGAAAGTCATCTAGAAGGTCATGATGACACTTTTATGGAAAAAATAGAAGATGCAGACACTCCATTATATCCACAATGCACTAAATATACTAAGTTATCGTCAATTGTTGCATTGTATAAGGTTAAAACTACCAATGGATGGTCTGACAAAAGTTTTGATGAATTGTTAAGACTTTTGAATGATATGTTTCCTTTAGATAATATGATCCCCAAGTCTATGTATGAGGTTCGAAAATTTCTTCGATTATTTGATTTAGGATATGAAAAGATTCATGCGTGTGTTAATGATTGCTGTTTGTttagaaaagataaagaaaacttgCAAGAATGTCCAACATGTGGAACTTCACGTTGGATGTCAGATAAGCTGACTAAAAGGGTTCGACACGGTGTCCCAGCAAAAGTTTTGAGGTACTTTCCTATAATCCCTAGGTTGAAACGGATGTTCATGTCTAAAAGAATTTCAAAGGAATTAAgatggcatcacaacaataaaagTTGCGATGGAAAAATGCGTCACCCAGTGGATTCAGCAGCATGGGAGCTAGTCAATGATATATGGCCATCATTTTCAAATGAAGAGAGAAATATTAGACTTGGCCTTTCCACAGATGGATTTAACCCATTTAGTAATTTAAGTTCTAAGTATAGTGTTTGGCCTGTTTTGTTGGTCATGTACAACTTACCCCCATGGTTGAAACAGgagaatattttattatcaatgttaATTCCAAGACCTAAACAGCCtgggaatgatattgatatatactTAGAACCCCTCGTAGAGGACTTGAAATTATTATGGAATGAGGGTGTCAATGCTCATGATGCATTGGACAATACAAATTTCAAGTTGCGGGCTATTTTGATGTGGACAATCCAAGATTTTCCAGCATACGGGAACCTTGCTG ATGTTGCTGAAAAAAGTAAAAATGGACTAAAAGCTCGCTTGGATTTGCAACATATGGGTATTAGGAGTGCATTACACCCACAAGAGAAGGGGACTAGAACCTATCTTCCTGCAGCTTTACACACACTATCAAAGCTTGAGaaagaattattttgtaaaaggTTGTTCTCATTGAAAGTACCTGATGGATATAGCTCAAATATTCAAAATTGTGTTTCAATGGAACAATGCAAGCTCATGGGTCTTAAGTCACACGATTGCCACAttttgatgcaacaattactacCGGTGGCTATAAAAGGATTGATGCCATTGGGTCCAAGAGATGCTATAATAAGATTATGCACGTTCTTTAATCGAATATGTCAACGTGTTCTTGATAGAGAAAGCATAATGACATTAGAAAATGATGTTATTGAAACTTTATGCTTACTAGAGAGattctttccaccatcattttttgatGTCATGATTCACTTAGTGGTTCATATCGGACGAGAAACACGACTATGTGGACCAgtccaatttcgatggat ACGCATGAAGATATTGAAAGATTATGTCAGAAATCGAGCAAGGCCTGAAGGTTGTATTACAGAGTGTTATCTTGCAGATGAGTGTGTGAGCTTTTGTAATGAATTCACTGACCATTCAATTGAACTAAACACAAAAGAAGGTCGAAATGAAGAGTGGTCAAATGATGTGATACTTGAAGGTCGTCCAATTTCTAGGAGGAAAGAAATTATATTGACAGATGAGTTGTTAGAAATTGCACATCGATACATTCTGTTAAATACATCTGTTGTGGAGCCTTTTCTAGAGTAA
- the LOC133792586 gene encoding uncharacterized protein LOC133792586, whose translation MSLKEKDVKKLVTLDLLQMVSLVPCEQDLVVESTTGENDTPGQSTEGTEQMTDRHSPGPSPLSRRPGDLVIREPDPQRRSTIPAQPGKGKAIQVEGELSSSSDDEDEFLDQIFNADSDMFRDCVASKRKTGDGSGSTPPQKIQKVVPPSQGRQPGGPTTLPPLTPSSLPPSASLTPTHQGSSSELFRAVSDLGKGLLEDIGRDASTLQSLDSYPRLSVEVVLKRGLAQLMKSLVTIGHAQLRAVDYKELIKVQDDQLVEARSKLEQAERTIAERDESLKKQAQNNASLTTQLEKQSLDIKELVRDNERLISENEELKQEKELDLIRFEEASFDCFYKVWKLNKPLNLDCFPKEAQAEDLARCEARAAEEAANPPALAPTCSAISFRARGASDAEEGVDQPSRGARL comes from the exons atgagtcttaAAGAGAAGGATGTAAAAAAGTTGGTCACGCTGGACCTTCTCCAGATGGTGAGTCTGGTGCCATGTGAGCAGGATCTggtggtggaaagtaccaccggggagaacgacACGCCTGGTCAGTCTACCGAGGGCACAGAGCAAATGACTGATCGGCATTCTCCTGGGCCTTCTCCGCTTTCCCGTAGACCTGGTGACTTAGTCATTAGAGAGCCTGATCCTCAGCGTAGATCTACTATTCCCGCTCAAcctgggaaaggaaaagctatccaggttgaaggggaacttagctcatcctcggacgacgaggatgagttccttgatcagatcttcaacgcag attcagacatgttcagagattgcgttgcttcaaagaggaaaactggtgatggaagtggctctacgcctccacagaagattcagaaggtagtaCCGCCAAGTCAAGGGAGGCAACCTGGGGGACCAACTACACTTCCGCCATTGACCCCCTCTTCCCTTCCtccttctgcgagcctaactcctactcaccagggtagttcgagtgagctttttcgtgctgttagcgacctgggcaaggggcttcttgaggatattggccgtgatgcatcgacgcttcaaagcctagactcctaccctcgacttagtgtcgaagttgtcttgaagagaggactcgctcaattgatgaag tcacttgtcaccattggtcaTGCTCAGCTTCGAGCCGTAGATTACAAGGAGCTGATCAAGGTGCaggacgatcaactggtggaggccaggtccaagctggagcaagcagagagaactatagctgaacgggacgagtctctcaaaaagcaggctcaaaacaatgcttccttgacaactcaattggagaagcaatccctcgatattaaagagttagttcgagacaatgagaggttgattagcgagaacgaagagctgaagcaagaaaaagagcttgacttgattcgctttgaggaggccagttttgactgcttctataaggtctggaagctgaacaagcctcttaaTCTTGATTGTTTCCCCAAGGAGGCCCAAGCAGAGGAtcttgccagatgtgaagcaagagccgctgaagaagctgccaacCCTCCTGCACTCGCCCCAACGTGCTCTGCTATATCATTTCGAGCGAGAGGAGCATCTGATGCAGAGGAGGGAGTCGATCAACCCTCTAGAGGAGCTCGCCTGTGA